The Epinephelus lanceolatus isolate andai-2023 chromosome 1, ASM4190304v1, whole genome shotgun sequence genome has a window encoding:
- the pxk gene encoding PX domain-containing protein kinase-like protein isoform X2, giving the protein MSFLEKPAPGRLLLDDTVPLTAVIEASQNLQSHTEYIIRVQRGVSSENSWQVIRRYSDFDVLNSSLMVCGISLPLPPKKLIGNMDREFIAERQRGLQAYLDSITQHPLISSSLTVKKFLDPNNYSANYTEIALQQVSMFFRSDLKWEVLEPLKDIGWRIRKKYFLIKNKEQPKERYLLSWVDLGPDKFLSDKDLQSAMKLLTSLSTPYLCPLLFSSTSESSALLIRPFSERGSLRDHICKVKPRESYLKKYCNPKKSQGLELQHIKLYGRQILEGLKLLHDGGMFFGHLHTSNVIVDEGVCRLMDVENGMLGVPSALRPAFTQLRKINTTESIDVFCFGHLLYEMTYGRPPDSVPVDQYPTVPYTAVVSVLQSILSTEACKSGMPTVSALMQTPLFSDVLLQHSEKLQIKVPSRLKEALKTAKESLEKRLQEEQRVLHQHRRLTRAQSHHGSEEERKRRKILARKKSRQSAYENEEDVSVRNNNNSGSGASSPPTCPSSPTPPSTTEHAPF; this is encoded by the exons GAGTACATCATTCGAGTCCAGAGGGGCGTGTCCTCAGAGAATAGCTGGCAG gtgaTTCGGCGCTACAGTGACTTTGATGTTCTCAACAGCAGCCTGATG GTATGTGGCATCagtctccctcttcctccaaaGAAGCTAATAGGTAACATGGACAGGGAGTTTAtagcagagaggcagagaggattGCAGGCCTATCTGGACTCTATTACCCAGCATCCCCTGATTTCCAGCTCCCTGACTGTCAAGAAATTCCTGGACCCCAACAACTACTCTGCCAACTACACAG agaTCGCTCTGCAGCAGGTCTCCATGTTCTTCAGGTCGGACCTGAAGTGGGAAGTCCTGGAGCCTCTCAAAGACATCG GCTGGAGGATCAGGAAGAAATACTTCTTAAtcaaaaacaaagagcagccCAAAGAGAGGTATCTGCTGAGCTGG GTGGACCTGGGGCCTGATAAGTTCCTGTCGGACAAAGACCTGCAGTCAGCCATGAAGCTGCTAACCAGCCTCTCT actCCATATCTGTGTCCGCTGTTGTTCTCCAGCACCAGTGAGTCCTCAGCTCTGCTCATCCGGCCATTCAGTGAGAGAGGCTCTCTAAGGGACCACATCTGTAAG GTGAAGCCCAGAGAGAGTTACCTGAAGAAGTACTGTAACCCTAAGAAGAGTCAGGGTCTCGAACTGCAGCACATCAAACTGTACGGCCGTCAGATCCTGGAG ggccTGAAGCTCCTCCATGATGGCGGTATGTTTTTCGGTCACCTGCACACGTCCAATGTAATTGTGGATGAGGGTGTGTGTCGACTGATGGACGTAGAGAACGGCATGCTGGGAGTTCCGTCAGCGCTGCGACCCGCCTTCACTCAACTCAGGAAGATCAAT ACCACAGAGAGCATCGACGTGTTCTGTTTTGGACATTTACTGTACGAGATGACGTACGGCCGACCGCCAGACAGCGTCCCCGTCGATCAATACCCCACTGTCCCCTACACCGCTGTAG tgtcagTGCTGCAGTCCATCCTGTCCACAGAAGCCTGTAAGAGCGGGATGCCAACAGTGTCGGCGCTCATGCAGACACC GCTGTTCAGTGACGTCCTGCTCCAGCACTCAGAAAAACTCCAGATCAAG GTTCCCAGCAGGCTAAAAGAGGCACTGAAGACGGCGAAGGAGAGTCTGGAGAAGAGGCtgcaggaggagcagagagtG CTCCACCAGCACAGGAGGCTGACCAGAGCTCAGTCTCACCACGgctcagaggaggagaggaagaggaggaagattcTGGCGAGGAAG AAGTCCAGGCAGTCGGCTTATGAGAATGAAGAAGACGTCTCTgtaagaaacaacaacaactctg GTTCTGGAGCCAGCTCCCCTCCCACAtgcccctcctcccccacccccccatCCACCACAG